Genomic DNA from Salvia miltiorrhiza cultivar Shanhuang (shh) chromosome 1, IMPLAD_Smil_shh, whole genome shotgun sequence:
aactagaaattgtaatttgcttaaaatcgtggaaaacgacatcgtttaagataattagagacgttgtcgtttgattagccggcgaggcatgccacatcaactttacgggaatccacatcagcattaagttggccgaaaAATTACTCCGAAAGTCAAttacaacaaattgaaaggtagttcaaatttttgctacaattgaaaagattgtcaaaaaatcagattttggtataaagtggggtattttcatgcaatttgtcgtttgattagccggcgaggcatgccacatcaactttacgggaatccacatcagcattaagttggccggaaaattactccgaaagtcaattgcaacaaattgaaaggtagttcaaatttttgctacaattgaaaagattgtcaaaaaaccagattttggtataaagtgaggtattttcatACAATTTGccctaaaaaaaattccaatttataatcacaaattaaaaattaaaaaacaaaatgcAAGAAAGTATACACTCACGTCAGCATAAACTTCTTCATTTAAGAaaacattaaattttaaaaaaaataggctTCGGCTCCTCTTGTCTTCAACATTTCCACCAGAGATGCGGTTCTCTTTCGACTTAACGGAGACCGACGGCCGTCAATCGCCGGCTCCTTCGCCGTCGAGTTCTACCCCCAAATCAGAGCTCGAATGGTTCCCGCTGCAGAACCACCCGCTCTTCTCCTCCGCCGGTGCTACGCCCGCCGCCGCCGATACGGCCGGGAGAAAGCCTCCCAATCTCATGGCTTGGGATGGAGCTTCGCGGCTATACATCTGGGACTTGAAGAAGAAATGCCTCCACCGGTTATCAATTCGGTTGGGCGAACCCGACCCGTCTTCGATCCTCGCAGCTTCGCCCTCTAAGGtctttcattcttcttcttGATGCAGCatgtgtgtctgtgtgtgtgcgtgcgAGAAGGACAATGGCGTGTGCTTCATGCGCAGGAATTATGCAAGTTAGGGTTTAAGAGGGGTTTATGAAATCATAATTTTGCATACCTAAAGGTTTTCTTCAGTAGAAATTCTGATGCATTTGTGTAACTTTACTAGCTTGAGATTTGGTTTCCAACAATTAGATGTAAAATTATGATAGGGCGTAACTTAAATTGAGCTTAGTGGTATTGCGGAAGTTGACATTCTAATTTTGTTGGGGGAGAACAGCTATGTTGTAGAAGGGATGAATGTGGACTCCACTATACTTACACGCTCTCTTATAGGTGTTGCAAGCGGAAACCCCATTGAGTTTTGAGGTCACTAAGATTTCTATCAACAGAAATGGCTCAGCTTTGCTCCTGGCTGGGCTGGAGGGCCTATGTGTTATGTACCTTTATGGACGCTCTTCACTGGCAGAAAATACCATCATCTCTCGGTATGTTAACATTATTTGCCAAGTGTCTACCTATCTGCTTAAtgaagttttatttatttttgactGCATCACATGCATGTAGTAGTGTACTGATGGATCGGAGAGCGTAAGTTTGAGTTTATTTTGTGACCATTTTATTGCTAGCATCTGGGCTTTGCTGGTTACTCTCCGTATATTTGTAGACGATACAGTTGGGTGTTTCATTTTGTGGATATCATTTATGATTCTAGTAAGGAGCAGATAATTTATCCAGTTTGCTAAGCTCTTCATCAGTGGCTGGCTATGAAATAAGTAGTGTGTCTAGCATATGCCAAGTACTTAAGTAATCTTTTAATAGATAGAATGCATGGTTTCTATACTCTTCCTCTGATAAGCTGGATTTCCTTCTATAATATTTTACCTACTTGCGTACATAATTTATTGGCCTAGGAGACTGAGAATACCACTGCTATGACCTAAACCTTTTACAGGACTGTTTCTATTGGTTCAGAGATTTACTTCCAAAGAAACAACTTCATACGCATTCTGCAGATATCTTGGCACCCTTACAGTGATACACACCTGGGAATCCTGTCCTCTGATTCTGTTTTCAGGTGCACATTCTTACTGGACATATTTCTATGAAGTACAAATTTCTGATATCTGTTTAGCAAATATTTGTTCTCTCTCAAACAAGGTGAACTTGCAATTCGTTTGCGAGAAGTGAGAATTGTTTGTTATTCTTGTACTTCTTCTTGGTACAACTTATTCCGGTAATTTGGAAAAGAATAGtgcacataaaaataaaaatgacacATTGAAGTAgccaaatcaaataataaaggaTGTCTTAAACTTGAGAAATATAACTTTATGTGCTAAAAACCACTCTTTAACAGCTTGAAGCATATGAGCTAACATGAACAGTTTGATCATTGATGTTGTCTCTTTTGCAGAATTTTTGATTTGTCTACAGACATTGGGCAGCCAGAGCAGGAATATTATTTACAACCTGTAGAGCATGGCAGTTGCCGTAATGCTGCAGCAATTTGTCCAGTTGATTTTGCTTTTGGTGGTGAACATTTATGGGATAAATTCAGTGTAACTCTCTTTCATGTGCCAGTCTTACATGAATATCTGTGTAGTGTTCATATCTAGTAgtgaaattttgttttcttGCTGCTAAAACCTTAGTACTTCCATTTACGCTTTATTGGAATTCTCTGATCTTGATATTTTGTTTAGCATTTGCAttttttgatttaatattttgtttggCTGACAAATTGCAATTAtcatttatgtttatgcttATGACTATTTTCTCGGCTCTTGAATATATATTACATTCTCATTTATAGTTTGCCTGGTCATTTGGTTGGTGGTTTTTTCTCCTACTTTCCCTACTGAAATGTTGATGAAGTTTATTGTCATAGGCTCAGCTTAATAAGAGGCTTATTTacagtttatttttcttttaatatatgCCCTCTTTCCtcttagggtgtgtttgctttttatccctctaaatggagggataacaaaaatttatgcctttaaatgtttgctttcttatcccacattttacacaaacaccatttttccttccttattttcacttcaaggagggataatattatcacaccaaaatggagggataatattatccctctttaaagtgaaaataaggaaggaaaaatggtgtttgtgtaaaatgtgggataagaaagcaaacatttaaaggcacaaatttttgttatccctctatttagagggataaaaagcaaacacacccttaaagtatactccttccgtcccacttcaattggcacttttactttgggcacggagattaagaataaagggttgagtgtgtaaagtgggtggggaccatttgtttaatgtgtgtagagaaggtagggaccacatgctatttttggaaagtgccaattgaagtgggacaaacaaaaaaggcaagtgtgccaattgaagtgggacggagggagtattatttttcttggCAACATGGTCTGTCTAAGGGTCAAATGCTTGTTCtattcattcttcagtcttcacaTCTCTGTTTGATTTAATGTGGAGGGAGCTATTTATGTTTAGGAACCAAAGACTAATTTTGAGGCAATTGAATTTGGTCAACTGGAGTTGGAATGGATAAATTGCCAACAAAGTGAAgcactataataggattataaCAGCTACCTGCCTCAAACTCAGTTTTAGAAGATACCCTCGCACCAATTTCTCAATTTACAATGTTTTCTTAGCATTCCTGGAGATTTCTAAGTGCAATTGATCCTTGGATAAGTCTAGTTGTGCCTTAATGAATAAGATTGATTGATATCTGAAATTTAATCTTTAACGTCATTCGGTTTTGAGCTTTCAACTCCAGTGTCATATCCAAATAGCTCTAGTctgaattttgaagttgagatAATTCATCTTCTGATAAATAAGATTGTTTCTTTGATTGTTTCTTTTGAACATGGTTTAATTGACCAGAAATTTGGTCCTTCAAGAAaaagttttgttttttttttttggaaaatgccATGAGCATATTATATAATAACATAGAAGGTAGCTGATGCTCCTCTTTGTACCTGTTGAGCATATTGTGATATCTTGGATTATGTCAGTTGTCAACTGCATGCGAAGTGATAATAAGTATCCAATCTACTCATGTGAATATTCTATAAGTAACGCAATAGGTTTTGAATATATTGTATATGCTGAGAAAAAGACTAATGGCCTTGCTCATTTTTCAGGTTTTTATCTTGTTTAGTGATGGATCCACTTACATAATTTGCCCAGTTGTTCCTTTTGCAAGGTAATTTTGTTTTGCATAGTTTGTTATTATCCCTTTGGCTTTTTGGATCAAAATTTTCGGCTGATGGTCACCCTGTTTGACCAAAATTGCTTTTGCTGCTGCGCTGGTGCCTCACTATGCCAAAACTTAAACCTTGTGATGATGCTAGCAATGCAATTATAATGATTTCAGCATTCTCACCCTTGCCTTCTCTATAATTAACTTCTCTACATCCTTACATTACCTGTTTTCTCAGTTCTGATTATGTCCACTACTTATAACAGCATGTATAAATGGGAATCAATTCTGGAGGTTTATAATGACGCTCATACATTTGGGCTAAAATCTGCCAATTCAAAAGCTGTTAGTAATTCGAACATGGCAATCTCTTGGCTGGAGGCAACATTTCCCGAGTTAGTCCGTCACGATGGAGATGGTGGACAGTTGCATACTGTTAGAGCTCAGCCTTTTGTTCATATGGATGCCTCAGTTTCATTGCAGGTAACTTTAgcactttcttttcatttgtttACAGTATTCTTGTCTTGTTTCATGTTTGTTCCTGCCTTTGTTGACTGGAAAATATCCTATCTCTGATGTTGCAAGACCAGACGCTACTATTTGTTGACCAAATCTTATATCTGTTCTAGTATCTGGAATTTTGAGTAGATTGTTTTAAATGAACTGATGATATTTGTTGCAGTTATGGTGGAATGGCCTTtgtatttgattttcttttccaTATCGCTGGATGTAGTCTTCAGTCTGTTGACAAACTTAATTTCCTTTAGTCCATTCCCTTCATCTTAAATACAACATTAATTTCAGGGGCCTTTGCATAAAGTATGTCATGGTGTGACTGAAGATTCTGATGTTCAAAAAAGCACATGTGAAGGACGTGCTGTCAGTTTTCATTACAATTTAGTTGGCAAAGACACAATTCTTGTGATTGCTCGAAGTGATGGGCAATTGCAACTTGATGCTTTGGCTGATGAAATTCAACCAGTCTGGAAGATGGATAGTACACCTCGTCTTTGTTTCACTTCATCTGATAAGATAGCAGGTGTTGCTATGATATGTGAGTCTGTCTTCAGTAGTCCTGCTGTTTTGAAGCTAGATCAGACCCTGTACTCTACTGCTTGGTTGGGCCACCCGCCTCCTTTGCTGAGGTTGGCCGTTGTGGATTTAGCTTTGCCTATCAAAAGTAGTTCTCTGATTGGCATGATTAGTGATCCTCTCCTACCTGAAAGAATATTTTGTGTTCATGCTGGAGGGATGGATTCAATTGTCTTGCATTTTCTCCCTTTCACCAACCAGACAACTGGGAACGAAGAGCCAATGAGAACTCCATCTGTACATTCTGTACTTAGTACATGCCCTGGCGACTCATCCTCGCCTTCGCCTCTTCACGGTTTCCTGGCTTTATCAGATTCTTATGGGAGTTCATGGATTGTGGGACTTACTTCTTCTAATGACTGTATAGTGCTACAGATGGAAACTTGGAATGTATTGCTTACTGATGCTTTTGGCAAGATACAAGAAATCTCAACGACAAATGAGACAACAAGGACAAAACAGACAGATCTTAACACAATAATAAGCAAAGAGCTTCTAAGTGGGCCAAAGGCAGTTCTATTGCCCCCTTCTGCACCAAATTTACGCTCTGTGACTGCTGATTCTATTGAAGGAAGATCGATGCTTCATCAGTATTTCAAGCTGtttcatgaaaattatgtgGAGTACGCACACAAGGTATGACCTATTACGTCCTAACTAATGTTTCCAATTAGTTATGTACCTGGACAAAATGTTGTTGTCCACTTACTATTGTTGCGGAATGCAAGTTCTGCTTGAGAACAAACAAGAAGCAGATAGCAAAATATATTGTGCATGTAGATTTATACACTCTGCAAACTTGGTGATATGCTCATATGaataaatatgatatttttatgTTGTTAATAGGTGTACTTTGAGCTCCAGCATCACGCACCTcagttgaaaaaaataattgacgAAGAGCATTCTCGGTTGCGGAAGATGCAACAGAAGCTCTTGGAAGTTGAAATAAAACAGGAAAAGATAGAGGATCGTGTAGACCGTGCAGTTAAGATTCACAGTTCCTTAGAGGAGCGCCTACAAAACTTGAGGAGCCTGCCCGGACCACAGAAAAAACCACTTTCCAAAGCGGAGAGAAAATTCAAGATAGAATTAGGTAATTTTTCTGCTTTCCCTTATTAACCTGAAAGCAATGATCATATTTACAAAGACTGCCAGCTGCAGTTTGTTCTTTTGTTATGATGATGGGTGGGGATTTATACTTGCGGTATACTTTGTTTCTGGTTGAGTCCAGTCCTAACCTAACCTTCACTCACTATCTTCTGAATTTTGTGAAGTAAAAAAGTTGACAACCCTCTTGCCACAAAAATTCCTTTGCTATTTTTAGATTTGTCAAGAAATGCTCTTTTCTAATAGTCTAAGGAAAATTGTTTTGAAGAATGCACAGAACCTCTGGTTTTAGATTTTGTCAAGAAATGCTCAGAACCTctggttttattttgaaaatgtaTTAGATTATAATGCTCTTTTAGATTTGTCAAGAAATGCTCTTTCCTGAAATGTATGATGAAAGGAAAGTGCCTTTTGTGTCATTATTTCATGCTTACAATTCCCTacattattttttgtaaaattggCCTTaccccttcttcttcttcttcttcaaatttcCTCAGATAAATTTACTGGATTGGAGTTGGATGCCTTGCACTCTTCCATTGAAGCTCTGAGTGCAAGAATGAAAAGATACACTCATTCCACGCAGGCTGATTCCTCAAATCAACGAACACAACGGCCGTTGAGAAGGGGAAGCCGGGCTCAAGACAATGGTGTGTCCGAACTCAAATCCTTACTTGAAAAACTCTCTCTCATAAACAGTGAGAACAGCAAGAAGGTCAAACTCGTTGAATCCGCATTGAAAACCAGGGAAATCACTGATTGACAACTGAGTTGCGCTTCGTTGTTGTCTTGGTTAATTATACTTGACGTTGTTGATCTTGTACTTCTCTGAAGCAACACTGCAGCACATAGTGTCCATGTATCTGTTGCTGGAGGGAACTGACATAACCACTTGGAAAGAGCTTCAAGAATTCATGCAACAGATTATTAAAATGCTAACTTGCTTTGTAATGTGAAATGCACACTTGTGTAAATCATCTCCATCTCTGTATTTCTGCTTTAGcattattctatatttacttcCTTTTTAGCTTTTGCCAGACATTAATagaaaaattatattcaaattaattttagtttatgATAATTTATCTTTAATGAAAACATCTTTATCCGATGGAAAACGTAATAATTTatccttaataaaaaaaaattatccgaTGAAAAAAGGAGAAGACATAAACAAAGTTAATAAGAAAAGCTTTGgaattaattttataacatcATTTAAAATACATTAGTACATTGGTAATTTCATGATTGTATTAATAATCTAAACTATAGCTTGGGCTTGGAAGAAGAAGATTTGGGATTCCACCTGCCAATCATCAATCAACTAACTAGTTTTCCTTTTTctaaaatagaaacaaaaaatTCACTCCAAAGGGTTCCTTTTTTAGTTTAAATAATTCATTCATTATTTCTAGAATCTACTAATCAAGAGACAATTGAGCGTCGTAACCGGAAAAATAAGAACATATTTGACATGTAACATTAATTGTACGATTATTAGTTCGGATTCACTaatcatatttaaaattttataattacttttctaatatttaatttgtatacTTTAGTGAATACTTTACTCTTGGAGCCAATTAATACTTGATAATGTTGATTGTTCCATATTTAGGAGGTgcagtttttcaaaattttaatttttagtaataaatattaattacaacAAAGGGTTCGTACAGCTCTTTTAGGGTGACCAAAATTATATAAGGGGATTACTGTTTTCACAAAAAGTATATAATTTTAGATGAAAAtaacatttaattaatttgttttatgGTATATTGGTGGTGTCCCAACTTGTACCTACCATCAATATAACTCACCTTGACAAGGTAAAAGCCAAACTCATCACATGTCACACAGACTACACcagaaagcaaaaaaaaaaaaaaaaaaaaaaaaaaaaaactcattccCTTGTCTACTACAATGTGTAAATGTGTATCACATTTTCCCAATCGATGGCAAGGATTTGGATCTTCAAACCCTCCATAGTTTCTTGAGAAATAGTATTAGTTGAAAACAAAGAAATTCAACTTAGCATGAAGCTTGAGGAGTCTGCATGAAAAGGTACTGTAACAGAatggtatatatatatcagAGGTATGCATACTAGTTAAATCATATCTgaatcttgttttttttttttttttttttttttttctatattattaCCTCAAAGGATTTTCCTGAATTTTCAAACTCAAGCATGCTGAGAGCAACTTCGCAGCTCTGTGAGACGATGGGCTCGGGGTCCTTGGCGAATTCCTCGAGCAGAGCAATCGATTCTTCATCTACAAGATACAAATGGTGTGAAAGATAAACTTAAAATGAAGACGAAATGTGAACCACAAAGCTATAGTTGGCTATGGTAAGGTATGTTATGGCATTGGCACCAAAGATTATGATCACTATGTTTCCCAGCAATATGAGAAGACCAAGGTACCATATTTCAAATATAAATGTTTCTTGAAATAATTAAGTGCACATATTTGTCAACAGATTATTGATCAATTTTAACTTGTATATGAAtgctaattaaaatataaagaagCCGAACCTGCAATTGAACCAAGAGCCTCTGCTGCTTCGTGTCTAACCATAGGATGTTCATTTACATCTCTAAGAACCTGTGAAAGTGCATCTGAAGCTTTCTTATTCTGCAGTTGGCCCAAGACATAGGCAACCTGGAATCAATCAAAATCATATAGTTGCAAAAGAATTATAcacacgaaaaaaaaaataaaaaaattgaagtgACATTAGACAGGAAGACCtgttaaatacaaaaatttacAATTGCAAAATATATGATGCGGAAAATTGCTTCCTTTACCAGCAACAAAATCAAGAAATGTGATAAAAGATAAAGATATAATACCATATCAAACTTCAGCAAATCCTTTCAAGAGATTTCCAATGACAAGAGTGCATTTTCATTGTAACTTATAAGGACTTTTTCTTGCATGATTTACGTGTTATCACTTATTCAGCTAGCTAAGCATCAATGACAAAATGATAGAAAATATACTGGTATGGGGTTTAGGAGAGGGAGAATGAGAACTAAAGATAACTGAGTAATTGGTCACTTTCATTCCAAAATGAAGCATCACCCATTAAATCTCAACAAGAACTGTCTCAATCACACAGGTCAGGAAACAAACAATCATGAGCATGAGATCAGTGGCATGACCTACACTTCTAAACCCTATTCACATTCAACTTAAATATTTGATGTGTATAGTTGCTCCGTCTTACAACCACTGATGTAGAACTGAGATTGATTGCAAAGGGCAAAAGAGTATCATAAAAATGAGATGGCCGGTAAAGGTAAAAGGAAAGAAGAGGACGAAGGCTGAGATTTGCAATAACCGCCAACTTACTTTATATATGTACAAACGATCTTTCAGTAGTAAATTATATCGCCAATTGGCAACAAAAACACGGGTCAGCGAGGAATTCTTGTATTTTTCGGGTAGAGTCCAATATATCTAGCACCACAAATCCTAGCGATTCCACTAACTATTTCATGTTAAGAATACTGGCAATcagattaatttattttttctttcggGTGACATATCCACACACTCAACATTAACCAGAAAAGATAAACAAACCTCATGCCGCAGTAGAGCACTATCAGCACCTAAAGACTCAACGATAGCAGAAACAGCTTCATCTCGCCCAAGGTTTCTAAGAGCAAAAAGAGCAGCATACCGCTCGTACATGCTCTTGTCTTCATTCAGTAGAACTTCCCTGAAAATATTAAAGAAGTCGATCAAGCaaacaaatgatataaaatCAGAAACTTATGATATAAGTGCAAAATAACTACCTGAGTTCTTCTACAGAAGAACAAGCAGCAGGAGCAGCAGGGTCAACTGACAAGAAAGGAGATGTCTCAGACACAGAAGTATTCTTCAACCCATCAATTCGACTCAGGGCTAGCTCACATGTCTCTCTAACTTCCTGAGCCGGATCTGAAGCCAAACTACTCTTAAGAAGTGCGGCATTACACTCCAAACCAATTGCACCAAGAGCTTCTGCAGCCTGATGATTCATAAATCCACATGAGCTATTTAGAGCTTAATCATGATAGACTGAATTGCTTGATACACTTGAATACAAAAATCGAGATTCAAAAGCAGATACCTCGTGGCGCACAATGGGATGCAATGAAAGATCATTTAGAACAGCTTCTAATGCAGGGATAGCTTCAGCATCTTGCATCTGACCCAAAGCAAATGCCGCCTCGTGTGCAAGCAGGTTTGAAGTATCCCTAGTTGCTGACAGAAGTAAAGATTTACAAGAAACTATAAACAAATGTAACAATCAACCAAGATTCAAATGGAAACAATTGTCATGCAAAAAGGACTCTAATCAGAAAACCTTTCCAATTTAAGCTCGCATGAAGCATCTAACTAGCTGAAGCAATAATTCATCTTACGAAAAACACACAAATTCTAGCAAGATATTATTTTGCAAAAGTTTCACGCTCAAATAACTTATGCAGTTAATCTCCACAAATCTCAAAACCCAATAACAACACAAATGAATATGTACACAGAGACAAACTAAAACCTGcataaaaaactaaaatttgaacATACCTTTGATGAGCGCATTGCGGGGTGCGGCGCCACGGAGGTTGCGGAGAGAAAATAGGACTCTAAATCGCTCTGAGATGGGCTGCTT
This window encodes:
- the LOC131005818 gene encoding deoxyhypusine hydroxylase-B — protein: MDSERSFKVPPETERFLCERLLDEKQPISERFRVLFSLRNLRGAAPRNALIKATRDTSNLLAHEAAFALGQMQDAEAIPALEAVLNDLSLHPIVRHEAAEALGAIGLECNAALLKSSLASDPAQEVRETCELALSRIDGLKNTSVSETSPFLSVDPAAPAACSSVEELREVLLNEDKSMYERYAALFALRNLGRDEAVSAIVESLGADSALLRHEVAYVLGQLQNKKASDALSQVLRDVNEHPMVRHEAAEALGSIADEESIALLEEFAKDPEPIVSQSCEVALSMLEFENSGKSFEYLFMQTPQASC
- the LOC131005817 gene encoding nuclear pore complex protein NUP88 isoform X1 — encoded protein: MRFSFDLTETDGRQSPAPSPSSSTPKSELEWFPLQNHPLFSSAGATPAAADTAGRKPPNLMAWDGASRLYIWDLKKKCLHRLSIRLGEPDPSSILAASPSKVLQAETPLSFEVTKISINRNGSALLLAGLEGLCVMYLYGRSSLAENTIISRTVSIGSEIYFQRNNFIRILQISWHPYSDTHLGILSSDSVFRIFDLSTDIGQPEQEYYLQPVEHGSCRNAAAICPVDFAFGGEHLWDKFSVFILFSDGSTYIICPVVPFASMYKWESILEVYNDAHTFGLKSANSKAVSNSNMAISWLEATFPELVRHDGDGGQLHTVRAQPFVHMDASVSLQGPLHKVCHGVTEDSDVQKSTCEGRAVSFHYNLVGKDTILVIARSDGQLQLDALADEIQPVWKMDSTPRLCFTSSDKIAGVAMICESVFSSPAVLKLDQTLYSTAWLGHPPPLLRLAVVDLALPIKSSSLIGMISDPLLPERIFCVHAGGMDSIVLHFLPFTNQTTGNEEPMRTPSVHSVLSTCPGDSSSPSPLHGFLALSDSYGSSWIVGLTSSNDCIVLQMETWNVLLTDAFGKIQEISTTNETTRTKQTDLNTIISKELLSGPKAVLLPPSAPNLRSVTADSIEGRSMLHQYFKLFHENYVEYAHKVYFELQHHAPQLKKIIDEEHSRLRKMQQKLLEVEIKQEKIEDRVDRAVKIHSSLEERLQNLRSLPGPQKKPLSKAERKFKIELDKFTGLELDALHSSIEALSARMKRYTHSTQADSSNQRTQRPLRRGSRAQDNGVSELKSLLEKLSLINSENSKKVKLVESALKTREITD
- the LOC131005817 gene encoding nuclear pore complex protein NUP88 isoform X2, encoding MRFSFDLTETDGRQSPAPSPSSSTPKSELEWFPLQNHPLFSSAGATPAAADTAGRKPPNLMAWDGASRLYIWDLKKKCLHRLSIRLGEPDPSSILAASPSKVLQAETPLSFEVTKISINRNGSALLLAGLEGLCVMYLYGRSSLAENTIISRTVSIGSEIYFQRNNFIRILQISWHPYSDTHLGILSSDSVFRIFDLSTDIGQPEQEYYLQPVEHGSCRNAAAICPVDFAFGGEHLWDKFSVFILFSDGSTYIICPVVPFASMYKWESILEVYNDAHTFGLKSANSKAVSNSNMAISWLEATFPELVRHDGDGGQLHTVRAQPFVHMDASVSLQGPLHKVCHGVTEDSDVQKSTCEGRAVSFHYNLVGKDTILVIARSDGQLQLDALADEIQPVWKMDSTPRLCFTSSDKIAGVAMICESVFSSPAVLKLDQTLYSTAWLGHPPPLLRLAVVDLALPIKSSSLIGMISDPLLPERIFCVHAGGMDSIVLHFLPFTNQTTGNEEPMRTPSVHSVLSTCPGDSSSPSPLHGFLALSDSYGSSWIVGLTSSNDCIVLQMETWNVLLTDAFGKIQEISTTNETTRTKQTDLNTIISKELLSGPKAVLLPPSAPNLRSVTADSIEGRSMLHQYFKLFHENYVEYAHKVYFELQHHAPQLKKIIDEEHSRLRKMQQKLLEVEIKQEKIEDRVDRAVKIHSSLEERLQNLRSLPGPQKKPLSKAERKFKIELG